One genomic segment of Rubripirellula amarantea includes these proteins:
- the rrtA gene encoding rhombosortase: MFRRYPVTIFIVLLSIITAGIPALAPALQLDFALVADGQWWRLITGHFTHHGFSHLFWDLIMFAVLSAACEHRHRKHYLITMLVSLLGISAAIAVFCPTIETYRGLSGIDTGLFVWFILDQARDAFRGGNRTMCAVSAMAVIALLGKLIYELQTGGTLFVESDTFTPLVQSHLAGAFTGAISFALSCIHRSPTRHALASDSRPSRSRAHHRTRTPINSPIVGPITNR; encoded by the coding sequence ATGTTTCGTCGTTATCCGGTCACGATCTTCATTGTCCTGCTGTCGATCATCACCGCAGGCATCCCGGCTCTCGCGCCCGCCTTGCAGCTCGACTTTGCTCTCGTCGCCGACGGTCAATGGTGGCGGCTGATCACTGGTCACTTTACTCATCACGGATTCAGCCATCTGTTTTGGGACCTGATCATGTTCGCCGTGTTGTCGGCAGCCTGCGAACATCGTCATCGCAAACACTACCTCATTACCATGTTGGTCAGCCTACTGGGCATCTCAGCCGCGATCGCTGTGTTTTGCCCGACGATCGAAACCTATCGAGGCTTGTCGGGAATCGACACCGGCCTATTTGTTTGGTTCATTCTCGACCAAGCTCGCGACGCCTTCCGTGGTGGCAATCGAACGATGTGTGCTGTATCCGCAATGGCGGTCATCGCGCTACTGGGCAAACTCATCTACGAACTTCAAACCGGCGGCACGCTGTTTGTGGAAAGCGACACCTTCACACCGCTGGTTCAATCCCACCTAGCCGGCGCGTTCACCGGCGCAATCAGTTTTGCCCTGTCGTGCATCCACCGTTCACCCACCCGCCATGCCCTCGCTTCGGACTCACGACCTTCGCGATCGCGTGCTCATCACCGTACGCGCACACCCATCAATTCCCCAATTGTCGGCCCCATCACGAATCGTTAA
- a CDS encoding transposase, whose translation MARQLRVQFPGAIYHVVTRGDGRRQIFHDDGHYDRLTRGLKDEVTRSGWKVLSYCWMPNHIHLLVQTPEPNLASGMQHWLSGYANWYSKRNQRVGHLFQGRYKSFLVEDAGYLWSLSRYIHLNPCNGTRPLAQDLAQWTHSSYPGYARKTSQVDWVQYDELHTYWLAQNGGKDPAAAYRQYVKAGRNTAENPLASALGGWVLGSESFLKKAIALAQSDDDQKRQRTTRRLKAVTAEQIIEETAFYYDVSPQEYVGFRSLAPGRELAALLCRRWTGETIASLSRRFGLAHPDSASNLVRRAKVRIENSKQFRKAIEDIEYNLGLKTENLT comes from the coding sequence ATGGCGAGACAACTTCGCGTTCAGTTTCCTGGTGCGATCTACCATGTTGTGACTCGTGGCGATGGCCGCCGCCAGATTTTCCACGATGATGGTCACTATGATCGACTCACTCGCGGGCTCAAGGATGAAGTCACACGCAGTGGGTGGAAAGTGCTTTCGTACTGTTGGATGCCAAACCATATCCACTTGCTGGTTCAGACGCCCGAACCAAATCTTGCTAGCGGCATGCAGCACTGGTTGTCTGGTTATGCGAATTGGTATTCCAAACGAAATCAGCGTGTGGGGCACTTGTTTCAAGGCCGCTACAAATCGTTCTTGGTCGAAGACGCCGGATATCTCTGGTCGCTCAGTCGGTACATTCACCTGAACCCCTGCAATGGCACGCGACCTCTGGCCCAGGATCTCGCGCAGTGGACGCATAGCAGCTATCCCGGCTACGCTCGTAAAACATCGCAAGTTGATTGGGTTCAGTATGATGAGCTCCACACCTACTGGCTTGCCCAAAATGGTGGAAAAGATCCAGCTGCAGCGTATCGCCAGTATGTTAAGGCCGGACGAAACACTGCCGAGAATCCGCTTGCGAGTGCGCTTGGCGGGTGGGTGCTCGGTAGTGAGTCGTTCTTGAAAAAAGCAATCGCACTTGCCCAGTCCGACGATGACCAGAAGCGGCAGCGGACCACGCGTCGGCTCAAGGCAGTCACGGCAGAGCAGATCATCGAGGAAACGGCGTTTTATTACGATGTATCACCACAAGAGTATGTTGGCTTTCGTAGTCTGGCTCCCGGGCGAGAACTTGCGGCTCTCTTGTGTCGACGCTGGACCGGCGAAACGATCGCTAGTCTCTCTAGGCGATTCGGTTTGGCGCACCCCGACAGCGCGTCCAACCTCGTTCGACGAGCAAAAGTCAGGATAGAAAATTCAAAGCAGTTTCGCAAAGCAATCGAAGACATCGAGTACAACTTAGGCCTGAAAACCGAAAACCTAACCTGA
- a CDS encoding PEP-CTERM sorting domain-containing protein (PEP-CTERM proteins occur, often in large numbers, in the proteomes of bacteria that also encode an exosortase, a predicted intramembrane cysteine proteinase. The presence of a PEP-CTERM domain at a protein's C-terminus predicts cleavage within the sorting domain, followed by covalent anchoring to some some component of the (usually Gram-negative) cell surface. Many PEP-CTERM proteins exhibit an unusual sequence composition that includes large numbers of potential glycosylation sites. Expression of one such protein has been shown restore the ability of a bacterium to form floc, a type of biofilm.), which translates to MNNGPGLSVGNIAGVDQMVGTIQASNAAALGLGSPGIRTIALDGYTLTNVTAVPEPSSVAVLLTLAIGRLIVRRKR; encoded by the coding sequence TTGAACAACGGCCCCGGATTGTCTGTCGGCAATATTGCCGGCGTCGATCAGATGGTGGGTACCATTCAGGCATCTAATGCCGCTGCACTCGGACTCGGCTCTCCCGGAATCCGTACGATCGCGTTAGATGGTTACACGCTCACCAATGTAACTGCGGTGCCAGAGCCAAGTTCAGTGGCTGTCTTGCTTACCCTGGCTATTGGCAGATTAATCGTTCGTCGAAAGCGTTAG
- the arsB gene encoding ACR3 family arsenite efflux transporter — translation MNYPDTCPMDKPGIGFFERYLTVWVGLCIVAGIALGKVAPGVARSLDGMAIYVNDAPVISIPIAICLFFMMYPIMVKIDFGEVVKAGRSIRPVGLTLLINWAIKPFTMYAIASFFLGTLFLGFIGPDAVDYVKAPLGSNLEVGATYGAGEVVLIDGVKMLQVPLWRSYLAGCILLGIAPCTAMVLVWGFLAKGNDGHTLVMVAINSLTMLVLYGVLGGFLLGVGQLPVPWQALLLSIGVYVALPLVAGYLSRKWLIATKGEDWFRDKFLHFLTPVTITALLATLVLLFSFKGETIVENPLTILWIAIPLTIQTLVIFALGYGVSKAMGFTYESAAPTAMIGASNHFEVAIATATMLYGLSSGAALATVVGVLIEVPLMLGLVKFCLKTKDWFPAETSGSSVDDVPVSVEKEPVT, via the coding sequence ATGAATTACCCTGATACGTGCCCGATGGACAAACCTGGAATCGGTTTTTTTGAGCGCTATCTGACCGTTTGGGTAGGACTTTGCATCGTCGCGGGGATTGCCTTGGGCAAAGTCGCTCCTGGAGTTGCGAGGTCGCTCGATGGCATGGCGATTTACGTGAACGACGCACCGGTGATTTCGATTCCGATCGCGATCTGTCTGTTCTTCATGATGTACCCGATCATGGTCAAGATCGACTTCGGCGAAGTCGTGAAAGCTGGTCGGTCGATTCGGCCCGTGGGTTTGACGCTGTTGATCAACTGGGCGATCAAGCCGTTCACGATGTACGCAATCGCCAGTTTTTTCCTGGGGACGTTGTTTTTAGGTTTCATTGGCCCGGATGCCGTTGACTACGTGAAGGCTCCGTTGGGTAGCAACCTTGAAGTCGGAGCGACCTATGGGGCTGGTGAAGTGGTGCTGATCGATGGCGTGAAAATGTTGCAGGTCCCGCTTTGGCGGAGCTATTTGGCCGGGTGCATCTTGCTCGGCATCGCTCCTTGCACGGCGATGGTTTTGGTTTGGGGGTTCTTGGCGAAAGGCAACGACGGACACACGTTGGTGATGGTCGCGATCAATTCGCTCACGATGCTCGTTTTGTACGGTGTCCTCGGTGGGTTCCTTCTTGGGGTCGGCCAGCTTCCGGTACCTTGGCAAGCGTTGCTGTTGTCGATCGGTGTCTACGTAGCGTTGCCCTTGGTTGCAGGTTACCTGTCACGCAAATGGCTAATCGCGACCAAAGGCGAAGACTGGTTCCGCGACAAGTTCTTGCATTTCCTGACACCCGTTACGATCACCGCGCTGTTGGCAACCTTGGTCCTGCTGTTTTCATTCAAAGGCGAAACGATTGTTGAAAACCCGTTGACCATTCTGTGGATCGCAATTCCGTTGACGATTCAGACGTTGGTGATCTTTGCACTTGGCTACGGCGTCAGCAAAGCGATGGGTTTCACCTACGAGTCTGCTGCACCGACGGCAATGATCGGTGCATCGAATCACTTCGAAGTGGCAATCGCGACAGCAACGATGTTGTACGGATTGTCGTCGGGCGCTGCTCTTGCAACCGTGGTGGGCGTGTTGATCGAGGTGCCCTTGATGCTGGGTTTGGTCAAGTTTTGTCTTAAGACGAAGGATTGGTTCCCCGCTGAAACGTCTGGTTCCAGCGTTGATGACGTTCCCGTCTCGGTTGAAAAGGAACCTGTCACATGA
- a CDS encoding NAD(P)H-quinone oxidoreductase: protein MRVVEITESGGPNVLQVRERPVPKAGDGEVVLRIAYAGVNRPDALQRAGMYDPPPQASDLPGLEASGEVVQVGKGVSQWSVGDRVCALLPGGGYAQYAATPVVHCLPIPKGMSMRSAACLPETFFTVWSNVFMRGGLRKGEKFLVHGGAGGIGTTAIQLAKAMHATVFATASTEAKRQTCRDLGADLAIDYTQQDFVEIVRGQGGADVILDMVGGDYIPRNLKALAEDGRLVQIAFLSGAKVELNFASLMMRRLTITGSTLRPQSDNAKSEIANQLLTHVWPLLDAGEIAPVMDREFDLSQAADAHRYLESNEHIGKIVLHVFGESESQ from the coding sequence GTGCGTGTGGTGGAGATTACCGAGAGTGGTGGCCCGAACGTATTGCAAGTTCGTGAGCGTCCCGTTCCCAAGGCGGGTGACGGTGAAGTGGTGTTGCGGATTGCCTATGCCGGGGTGAATCGTCCTGATGCACTTCAGCGCGCTGGGATGTACGATCCACCGCCACAAGCGAGCGATTTGCCCGGGCTCGAAGCGTCCGGTGAGGTGGTGCAGGTGGGCAAGGGCGTTTCCCAGTGGTCAGTGGGCGATCGCGTTTGCGCTTTGTTGCCCGGTGGTGGTTACGCCCAGTATGCCGCGACTCCAGTAGTTCATTGCCTGCCGATTCCGAAGGGGATGAGCATGAGGTCGGCCGCATGCTTGCCGGAAACGTTCTTCACGGTTTGGTCCAATGTGTTCATGCGAGGTGGTTTGCGAAAGGGAGAAAAGTTTCTGGTGCACGGTGGCGCCGGAGGAATTGGGACCACGGCGATCCAGCTAGCCAAGGCGATGCATGCGACCGTATTCGCGACCGCCAGCACCGAGGCCAAACGTCAAACCTGCCGCGACTTGGGAGCTGATTTAGCGATCGACTACACGCAGCAGGACTTTGTTGAGATTGTTCGTGGGCAAGGAGGTGCCGATGTCATTCTCGACATGGTAGGCGGTGACTACATTCCAAGAAACTTGAAGGCGTTGGCCGAGGATGGTCGACTCGTTCAAATCGCTTTCTTGAGCGGAGCCAAGGTCGAGTTGAACTTCGCGTCGCTGATGATGCGTCGTTTGACGATCACGGGAAGTACGCTTCGCCCGCAGTCAGACAATGCAAAGAGCGAGATTGCCAATCAATTGTTAACGCACGTTTGGCCGCTTCTTGATGCGGGGGAAATTGCACCGGTCATGGACCGTGAGTTTGATCTGTCGCAGGCCGCTGACGCTCACCGGTACTTGGAGAGCAACGAGCACATCGGCAAGATCGTTTTGCATGTGTTTGGCGAAAGCGAATCCCAGTGA
- a CDS encoding glycoside hydrolase family 5 protein, translated as MKYFLLAAMLCVANVAQASDPMDYWDHQRRGANGDGADATDEWFNDASQQGIEFMRLQVTEMTPVGRDFLIGDADDWNGIPEQDMDRLRKVLDRAAKHDVQIVLSMFSVPGCRTRQKNDGQFDYRLWHDQKYQDQAIEFWTKLATELKDHPAIVGYNILNEPAPEREHEHERPTAEFMQWRQQIAGTVADLNHFYRNAVTAIRSVDSKTPIVLDCCFHAHPEGMTSMERIDAPNLLYSFHFYEPWNYTTFRINQGRFHYPDRMPVGWTGETVRWERDEFESRMNAVTRWATEHDVPANRILVGEVGCNRRVGGAHQYLSDTLDAIENQGWHWAFYSFRSGTWDGMDYELGTEPLGEGYWESREAGQSHDSLVHRHPNPLWNMLSGRLKASNSKQ; from the coding sequence ATGAAGTACTTCCTTTTGGCGGCAATGCTCTGCGTTGCGAACGTGGCTCAGGCATCCGACCCGATGGACTATTGGGATCATCAACGTCGTGGGGCCAACGGAGACGGCGCCGATGCCACTGATGAGTGGTTTAACGATGCGTCACAACAAGGCATCGAGTTCATGCGATTGCAAGTCACGGAAATGACACCCGTGGGGCGAGATTTTTTGATCGGTGATGCGGACGATTGGAACGGAATTCCAGAACAGGACATGGACCGCTTGCGCAAAGTGCTCGATCGCGCCGCGAAACACGATGTCCAAATTGTGTTGTCGATGTTTAGCGTGCCCGGTTGCCGCACCCGACAAAAAAACGACGGCCAATTCGACTATCGCCTCTGGCATGATCAAAAGTATCAAGATCAAGCGATTGAGTTTTGGACCAAGCTAGCGACCGAACTGAAGGATCATCCAGCCATTGTGGGCTACAACATCCTGAACGAACCGGCGCCCGAACGCGAACATGAACACGAGCGACCGACGGCAGAATTTATGCAGTGGCGACAACAAATCGCTGGCACCGTCGCTGACCTGAACCACTTTTACCGCAACGCTGTGACCGCCATTCGCAGCGTCGATTCGAAGACCCCGATTGTTCTTGATTGCTGCTTCCACGCTCACCCGGAAGGAATGACTTCAATGGAACGGATCGACGCTCCGAACCTTTTGTATTCGTTTCACTTCTACGAGCCGTGGAACTACACCACATTTCGAATCAACCAAGGGCGATTTCACTATCCCGACCGAATGCCTGTCGGTTGGACTGGCGAGACAGTCCGATGGGAAAGGGATGAATTTGAGTCTCGGATGAATGCCGTGACCCGATGGGCGACCGAACACGACGTTCCCGCGAACCGAATCCTTGTTGGCGAAGTGGGCTGCAATCGAAGAGTCGGCGGCGCCCACCAGTACCTGAGCGACACCCTGGACGCTATCGAAAATCAGGGCTGGCATTGGGCCTTCTATTCGTTCCGTTCGGGTACCTGGGACGGCATGGATTACGAACTCGGTACGGAACCACTCGGCGAGGGTTATTGGGAAAGCCGCGAGGCAGGCCAATCGCACGATTCGTTGGTTCACCGCCATCCCAATCCCCTATGGAACATGCTGTCCGGTCGACTCAAAGCTTCCAATAGCAAGCAATGA
- a CDS encoding TlpA disulfide reductase family protein, producing the protein MKSRLMLAHGFALLTILSAMTASNADDTFGQSIVLPQNPNAWINSGPISTQAMAGKSVVLYFFEEGCPRCRENWPAVEAAVMQNQTKPVMLIAVNSGSSPAEVAQYVKRNRLKIPVIIDQDRSLEKQAGVGTISLNNIFQAYLIDGEGNSRRMSGGDIPAAMQAAAQTASWNVDPVGIPPTMIPLWRQIEFGNYAPAAKSLTRFRRDRKPDVKAAAERLQSYVDDKIAIALSEAESAVAADDSWLAFKKYEEVNEHFAGYELPDVVDSELNRLADDGLVAKELAGRKLWRLAQSIIESGRAKPARVTAMMSKIIKDHPGTEAARMAADIQ; encoded by the coding sequence ATGAAGTCGCGACTCATGTTGGCTCATGGCTTTGCCCTGTTGACGATCTTGTCGGCAATGACAGCTTCAAACGCGGATGACACATTCGGCCAATCCATCGTGTTGCCGCAGAACCCAAACGCATGGATCAATAGTGGTCCAATCTCGACACAAGCGATGGCTGGCAAATCGGTGGTGTTGTATTTCTTTGAAGAGGGCTGCCCGCGCTGTCGCGAAAACTGGCCTGCGGTCGAAGCGGCGGTCATGCAGAATCAAACGAAGCCCGTGATGTTGATCGCCGTCAATTCAGGTTCCTCACCCGCCGAGGTGGCTCAGTATGTCAAACGCAATCGGTTGAAGATTCCGGTCATCATTGATCAAGACCGTTCGTTAGAAAAGCAAGCGGGCGTCGGTACCATTAGCTTGAACAACATCTTTCAAGCCTACTTGATTGATGGGGAAGGAAACTCGAGGCGAATGAGTGGCGGCGACATTCCAGCCGCGATGCAAGCCGCTGCTCAGACCGCGTCTTGGAATGTTGACCCCGTTGGAATTCCGCCAACGATGATTCCTTTATGGCGGCAAATCGAGTTTGGCAACTATGCGCCGGCCGCCAAAAGCTTGACGCGATTTCGACGCGATCGCAAACCCGATGTCAAAGCTGCGGCCGAAAGACTGCAGAGCTACGTGGACGATAAGATTGCCATCGCGTTAAGCGAAGCCGAATCCGCCGTCGCGGCGGATGATTCTTGGTTGGCCTTTAAGAAGTACGAAGAAGTGAATGAGCATTTCGCTGGGTATGAGTTGCCTGATGTGGTTGACTCGGAACTGAACCGTTTGGCTGACGACGGACTGGTCGCGAAGGAACTTGCCGGTCGAAAGTTGTGGCGTCTGGCGCAAAGCATCATCGAGTCAGGTCGAGCCAAACCGGCTCGCGTTACCGCGATGATGAGCAAAATTATCAAGGACCACCCTGGCACCGAGGCTGCTCGGATGGCAGCAGATATTCAGTAG
- a CDS encoding ArsR/SmtB family transcription factor: protein MTKQIGLKKKCDTTPVKLKADPTAEDFAKLAWAIAHPARVQIVRLLIGRKACVCGEIVDCLPLAQSTVSQHLKILKESGLIQGEVDGPKVCYCINPKRLEQLKAFVAGL from the coding sequence ATGACAAAGCAAATTGGTCTCAAAAAGAAGTGCGATACGACGCCGGTGAAGCTGAAGGCGGATCCGACGGCTGAAGATTTCGCAAAGCTGGCTTGGGCAATCGCTCATCCGGCTCGCGTGCAGATTGTTCGGCTGTTGATTGGCCGCAAAGCCTGCGTGTGCGGTGAGATCGTGGACTGCTTACCGTTAGCTCAATCGACGGTTTCCCAGCACTTGAAGATCTTGAAGGAGTCTGGGTTAATTCAAGGGGAAGTCGATGGGCCGAAGGTATGCTACTGCATTAACCCCAAGCGGCTCGAACAGTTAAAGGCATTCGTAGCGGGGCTGTGA